In one window of Meiothermus sp. DNA:
- a CDS encoding NAD(P)-dependent oxidoreductase, whose amino-acid sequence MQIIKPEEVLSEYYPPLTDHEALVEANRCLYCYDAPCTHACPTHIDIPKFIKKIATGNVVGSARTILESNLMGATCARVCPVQELCEGACVLGAEHKPIAIGRLQRYATDFVYERGIDVFKPGPPTGKKVAVIGAGPAGLTCAGELAKLGHSVTVFEKRELPNGLSTYGIIVLREPVEVAQAEADMVRRLGVEIKTQMELGRNLSWDEVKRGFDAVFLSVGLGAVPRMGIPGEEYILDGLQYIETSKMNPESLKVGHQVVVIGAGNTAVDCATIAKRLGAERVTMVYRRTEREMTAYDFEYSFVKNEGVEFRFLTQPVEVLVENGQVVGLKCVRMALGAPDASGRPAPEPVPGSEFVLPCDQVVKAIGQEKPVVAGLLGLETDKGFIKVNQDYETSLPGVYAGGDCIRAKGSASTVMAVQDGKLAAFAIHRNLMAGMGAAADD is encoded by the coding sequence GTGCAGATCATCAAGCCAGAGGAAGTGCTATCTGAATACTACCCGCCCCTGACCGACCACGAGGCGCTGGTTGAAGCCAACCGCTGCCTCTACTGCTACGACGCGCCCTGCACCCATGCCTGTCCCACCCACATTGACATTCCCAAGTTCATCAAAAAAATTGCGACCGGGAACGTGGTGGGTTCGGCCCGCACAATTCTGGAGTCCAACCTGATGGGGGCCACCTGCGCGCGGGTCTGCCCCGTGCAGGAGTTGTGTGAGGGGGCCTGTGTGCTCGGGGCCGAGCACAAACCCATCGCCATTGGGCGCTTGCAGCGCTACGCAACCGATTTCGTGTATGAGCGCGGGATTGACGTGTTCAAGCCAGGCCCCCCCACAGGCAAGAAGGTCGCGGTGATCGGGGCGGGGCCCGCGGGCCTGACCTGCGCCGGCGAGCTGGCCAAGCTGGGACACAGCGTCACGGTTTTTGAGAAGCGCGAACTTCCCAACGGGCTCTCAACCTACGGCATCATCGTACTGCGTGAGCCGGTAGAGGTGGCCCAGGCCGAGGCCGATATGGTGCGGCGGCTGGGCGTGGAGATCAAGACTCAGATGGAGCTGGGCCGAAACCTTTCCTGGGATGAGGTAAAGCGGGGCTTTGATGCGGTGTTCCTGAGCGTGGGCCTGGGGGCCGTGCCCAGGATGGGAATTCCCGGAGAGGAGTACATCCTGGACGGCCTGCAGTATATCGAGACCTCCAAGATGAATCCCGAAAGCCTCAAGGTAGGGCATCAGGTGGTGGTGATTGGGGCGGGTAATACCGCCGTGGACTGCGCCACCATTGCCAAGCGCCTGGGGGCCGAGCGGGTCACGATGGTCTACCGCCGTACCGAGCGTGAGATGACGGCCTACGACTTCGAGTACAGCTTTGTGAAAAACGAAGGGGTGGAGTTCCGCTTCCTGACCCAGCCCGTGGAGGTGCTGGTGGAAAACGGCCAGGTGGTGGGCTTGAAGTGCGTGCGGATGGCCCTGGGGGCCCCCGACGCCTCGGGCCGGCCCGCCCCCGAGCCCGTGCCTGGGTCGGAGTTCGTGTTGCCCTGCGATCAGGTGGTGAAGGCCATTGGACAGGAGAAACCAGTGGTGGCTGGGCTGCTGGGCCTCGAGACCGACAAGGGCTTCATCAAGGTCAACCAGGATTACGAGACCAGCCTGCCCGGCGTTTACGCCGGTGGCGACTGCATCCGGGCCAAGGGCTCGGCCTCTACCGTGATGGCAGTGCAGGACGGCAAACTGGCGGCGTTTGCGATTCACCGCAACCTGATGGCCGGGATGGGCGCAGCCGCCGATGATTGA